The sequence CAAGGGCTTtatgttgatatatatatatatatatataactgttTATTATAATAGTTTTAACAATGGCAATAATAGATGAGTGGTATAGTAACAGCAGATCATAAAGGTTCAGTTGGATTTCACTGTTGATTGTTTCTTGATTTGAATTTGAAGTCTTAAGCAAACATCCTTTTTTTGCCTTAGCTACCTACAAAGTCTAAGGTAAAATGAACATAAAATTCATGTGTTAGGTTTGTAGTTTACTTCACTTCGTAGGATGTTTTGTTTAGTCACGAAAATTACATAACAACTGAATGTATATTAGTTTTCGTTTACCGGTTCAATGAAGGCAAATCTGACTGTTTATCAAAATactacaaaagaaaaaaaataatggttAACTTCAAAAGAGTCACCAACTCTGACTTCATTTTGGTTTCAGACGTGCTTTATGAAAGTGTTAGGAAATCTGATTGAGAAACTAGGACAGCTTGGGAAAAAATTCACGCGGTCATTTTTTAAGTGGTAACTTTTTTTTGGGTCTGCAATTGCTACAAATAAAAAAGTGGAATCATTCTTGAGATTATACGTGAATCATGTCTAAAGCCAAAATCAGGCCAAAGTTCATGAATCGACCTAAAGAAAAATCCAAAAGTTCACGTTTTTGGTACATGATTATGGAGAGTTTTAGAGTGTGTTTGATTTTGATTATATATCTAAAATGGACTTTTGGACATTGGACCGAATATGCAAAAGTATTATTTGTTCGTTACATGCCTCACTCTTTTAATGAACTTATCTACAGAGATAAGAAAATCTGCGAGAAGATGGAGACAGATAAGATGGAAGGCAAAACAACGAGTACCCATTCTTGCACGCATACCCGAATCACAAGAAGTTGTAAATTTTGAACCAAGTGAAACAGAGTCATCAAATTGAACTACAAGCTAGATTACTTTCAGAAGGAAAATTTCCTCGTTCGCTGACTCTGATGTAGTAGGTAAGtaaatatatattgttttatAATTGTTTACAAGGGTATTGGCTTTATACTAATATAAGTGGTGTAATACTTACAACATAGAGTCCTGATCAAAAGTTTTCAATTGGATTTAGCTCTTGATTgcttttttatttaaacactAACTCGAGCATCCTTTTCCCCTAGCACATGTAAAATGcctctattaatttattaatgaccTCCTCTaaatagtaatttttaattttatattaatattgttaaGACAATAAATCTAATACTGGGACAGCTGAGATACAGAAAATGTTGGGAGAGACTTGAGAGGGTCCAAACTGGAAGAATTAGTTTTTGGTGCTGTTCGGAATGGAAACCTGGCTTTACATCAAAATGCAAATGGAAATAAAGATATAATAATGCTGGATGTCCAGCGTTTTAGTACGTTTCTATGGAGATAATTAGATCTTGTTTTAAATGTCATGCATAAAATTCGGTTACCAAATGTTACTGCCTTGTCTGTTCAATATTCACAGGTTCTTTCATATTGAGTACTAGGTTCAAGGTTGTATCTTGAATTATTGTTTATTATtgcaataaatattttttattgtagtTTTGGTTGATGGTGAGCTTCATTAATATCTACATTCGTAGTCCAGCCTTGAGTATACTACATAATTTGAAATTCTCGACCCATCACCGAACATCTATGGATGAAGTAatgttaaattttaatcaaGGGAGTCTTGTATCATATGAGGGGTCTGTAGAAGCTCAAGGCGGAAAGGTTTGTCTGTAAAATTTGCTCTCTTTTTTTGCCAGTTCGACAATAATAAGGTGCCCTTTTGCCACATATTTTtaagttttcttttctttttctttcattttccatGTCTTTAATAATGTGGATTTCGGCATGCGAGTCAGCTCTGAGCCATCAGAAAAAACCAGAGtatatttgaagaaaaattggTACCCTGAGTATCGTGTTGTAAATATCCACATGTTGGGATAATATCAGTCAAAAcggccaaaaaataaaataaaaatagtatttaCCATTTTTGTTGAACATGGAAACATTGAAACATTATTGGAAAGATGTCAATGGTGTTACATTAATGAGATATCTGCCCATTTAAAAGTTCTGTTTCCAATAATCTCAGCAATAAAGTTATAAGTTATCCGTTTAGGAATAGTGTGCTATGCTTTTTCATTGTTATACAGTTTTTTGGTGAGAGATGTCGGATCAAAGTTGTACCAAATTCTTCCCCATCTTTTGTAAGAATTTTGTTCTTCACAGGGGAAAGATCAAATACAAATTCTCTACATCCAAGTGGCACTGATGGGTTCGTGCTGTGTTGGGTTGACGGTTTGTTTCGTAGAAATTCTTTCACCATTTTTGCAAGAAGGCGATACTATTGTACCACTAGGTAACTCTTTGGCATCAAAACAAGAAATACCAACTTGTACTTATAAAACTTGCTAAAAgttctatataatttttttttgtgagctAATATTATCTGATACTTACTACTAAAGTTGTGGAACCTATGtcacaaaacaagaaaaaaaataaagaagaagttGTGGAGCCTTGTTGAAATCTTCAGAAAGTAGCACTTAAGACTACTGTGTTGTTAGGATGTCTCAATTCACATTAGTTTTTTCTGAGTAATTAAAGTTGTTAAATATTGACTTACTATTTGATTGCAATTTGTTATTTCTtagaagaaataataaaataagaattgtaGCTGTAACATACCTTGTTTtagaatgaaatgaaataataaaagaaatagctTACTGTTCATCATGTGGAAGAGGGCCCTCTGCTTTGGAATTTTTCACCTTTATTAAACAGTGCTGTACCCATCAAAGACAGGTATTGCTTTTCTTGGTATGTCCCAGTTTGGCTACATCACTATTCACTATCAATCCCccctctctttcttcttttttgaaAACCACTATATTATGTATTTTTGTACTGATCATATTGATTTAATTTCTTGTTATTATTTATTCTCTTTTCTTGTTTGATCTCAGGATTTATTCTCTTATTTTTGTTCTGTAGTGATTGGTTTTATCTAAATTCTATTGGAATTATTTCGTCTTGTTTTCATTCTGTGAcatttagtttttcttttttccttttaactGGTATCTGTATCTGAAGAGTGAAATTAATATCACATCATGATTTATGAATATTGATAGCCATAAATGGTTGAAGGCCACAAAAGTTCCTTTTGAAGAATGAGTGGATGACTTTGTCATTTTGGCCCACCAGTTGTACAATTAAAAAGTAGACAAATTTCACTCGCtttattgtaaaaatatatGCTATCCTTGGCTAGTTGGCTTTATGTGATTTAATTGTCAACAATTTCTCTCTATCTTCTGAACTAGTCCTGCTCTCATTTTTCCAGCTTGGTTTACATTGATTTGCAAAAAATTTGTCATACAAACTTCTTAATTGTGAACAGCAAATATGGCTTATGCTGCTCTTCTTTCCCTTGCCCAAACCACTGGAAAAATAATCTTAGATCAAGATAGATATCCCATTTCTCGTGATAAAAAACAGCAAATTCGATCTGTCTATGCACCATTTATTTTCTTGCAAGAGTTTCTTGAAGATTTTCCACAGAAAGCCAACATTTTGGATGGGCGTATCAGAGATTTAGCATATGAAGCAGAAAGTTTTATTGAGTCTCTCATGCTGGAGGAAGTTGCATCACATTGGTGGACAGCCTTAGCTTCCAAATCCAAGTTTAAACACCAAATGAGAAAGATAAGAGAAGAAACAGATTCAATCAGAAGGGAGGTGATAATCATGAAGAATAATAACGCAGATGCAGTGCAACTTggtgtttcttcttcttcttcttctgcagTAGGCTCACCATCTAGACCTGCTACCGTTGGCAAGATTGACTATATGGTTGGTTTACATGAAGATTTGGTCGCAATACAGTCTCGACTTTGTGGAGGATCACCGAATTTGGAAGTTATCCCAATCGTTGGAATGGGAGGTATAGGAAAAACTACTCTTGCAAAGTGTGCTTACGACGACCCACTAACGGTGCAGCAGTTCGATATTCGTGCTTGGGTCACAGTATCACAGGACTACAATGCAGATGTAATTTTTTCAGGCCTCCTAGCTTCCATGGAAGAATTTAACAAAGAAAGATCTGAGCGGAGCAGTGAATTAGTTGGAGAGAAAGTGTTCAAAATCTTGAAAGGCAGGAGGTATCTCATTGTAATGGATGATGTTTGGAGTACAGAGGCTTGGGATGATGTAAGAATTATACTTCCCGATGATGGTAATGGAAGCCGAGTCATGTTAACGACAAGAGAAACTGACGTGGCTGCTTATGCTGATCGTTTGAGCGGTGTCCACAAGATGCGTTTGATGGATGAGTCTCAAAGTTGGAATCTACTTCAACAGAAGGTGTTTGCACATCAAGATTGTCCTCCGGAACTGGAGAAGACTGGAAATGAGATCGCAAGAAGCTGCAAAGGGCTGCCTCTTGCGATCGTGGTGGTTGCAGGGCTCCTATCTGCGGTTAGCAACAATGTAGCTTCATGGAGCGAAATTGCACGAAATGTAAATTCAGTTACTATAGGAGgacaatttgaaaatatattgtcTTTGAGTTACAGTCACTTGCCTCATTATCTGAGGCCATGTTTCTTGTACATGGGAATGTTTCCAGAAGATTGTGAGGTCCGTGTCTCAAAACTCATCAAATTATGGGTAGCTGAGGGATTCTTGAGACGTCTGAAAAGATCCAAAACCTTAGAAGAAGAGGCGGAAGAGTTTTTGGAGGATCTTGTCAAGAGAAATCTTGTTTTGGTTACCAAGAGAAAGTGTGATGgcaggatcaaaagttgcagccTCCATGATCTGATGCGAGATTTGTGCATAAGAAAAGCGCATGAAGAGAAGTTTCTTGTGAACTTCAGCAGCGGGCTTTCAGTAAAGGGCAGAAAAAATCAGCGGCGTGTAAGTGTTACTCCTTCGGGTTTACCCTACTTCTCAGAACTTTATGGCTTATCCATCCATACGATTTTGTGCTTCCATGGAATTTCTGTAGCAAACATGTTGGAAAGATTTAGATTGCTGAGGGTATTGGATGCAGGAGATGTTTATGTATTATCAGTACCAGTTGAACTATTTGACCTTTTTCATCTGGTATACCTTGCTATCTACTATCTTGGAACGATTCCTGCAGCCATTTCGAAGCTTCATAATCTTCAAACTTTACACCTTCGTGCAAAGAATGAATGGAGGCTTTTTAGAGACCATTCGGTCCATTTGCCACAGGAAATTTGGAGGATGCCACAGTTAAGACATCTTGTCTTCTATGGCAGGTTACCCGATCCAGAAGGAAGAGCAACTTCTAGTCTAGAAAACCTCCAAACACTTTCGATAGTGTCACATGTCATTTGTAGTGAAAGGATTTTGAGAATTATCCGAAACCTAAAGAAGTTAGAAATTGATTGCTCTGATTGTCGTCCAGGTGAAGTTTGTCTGAACAATCTGGTACATCTGCGtcaacttgaagatttgaagttaCGTTCATCTTTTGGTAATGCATTTTGCCAGAAGGATCTCTTCACTTTTCCTAGGGCGCTGAAGAAGTTGACCTTAAGTCGTTTGCCTCTTCCTTGGGAGGAGATGACAATTATTGGTTCATTGCCAAATCTTCGAGTGCTTAAACTGACTCATCAGGCTTGCAAAGGCAACACATGGGAAACAACTGAAGGAGAGTTCCCTCTTCTGGAATTTCTGTTGATAGAAAAGTCAGATCTCGAGCATTGGATAACTGAAAGTAGCCACTTCCCAATGCTCAAGCGCCTGGTACTCAATGACTGTTGGCAGCTCGTTGAAATACCCGTAGACATTGGAGAAATTCCGACACTTGAACTGATTGAGGTGAAGGGCAAGGCGAAAATGTCACTTGTGGAGTCGGCCAAGAGGATTCTAGCAGAACAACAGGAATGGGGAAATGCTCTTCAAGTTCGTTGCATGACTCATCGATGATATGCTCAATCCAAACTTACGTGGATCAGCCAGGTACTTAGTTGCACCTGGTTCATCGGGAAATATGCCAGTGTTTGCTTCTATTTGTTTCATCATTAAGACATGCATTTGCATATTTCTATAACCAAATGATATTGTGTGGTTGAAGGGAATTCTCTGAATAGATTGAAGGGAACTCTCCGAATAGAAAATGGATTATGAGAGTGGGTGACTTGATTTATTGATTGGTCTGTGTAGAGATATGTCTGCCACATtggaattcacaatcaaatgtGTTGTTCCATTTCTCTTATGAGAATAAGTTCAATTCTTTGAAGAATGAAGGCACAAAACTCTGACGATAGGTGTCACTATCCTTCGTCTTGGATTAACTACACTTGCCATCTGAAGTGGCCAAGAACCATGATCTTTTCACTCATAGTTTTCTTGAAGGATTCATTTCCAAGTTGTATGAGAGTTGCGCCTTCTTCATTGGTTTTGGATTACTTTTGTGATGCATAATTCCTTTCCTATGATAGCGATTCGAACCTTGTTCAGTTGCTTTTGGTCTTGCTTGTCTATTGTAAAGAGCTGGGCAACTTGTCTCTCTAAGGCAGAGTTGTGTCATGGTGCTTTGTGAATTCTACTTGGATATTATGTGTCCTGTTATGCTCTTTGATTCATCTGCACAAttattagaaatggatattgggcccattcctcccttaaaagacCTTATAAGGTGTCCTGTTATGCTCTTTGATTCATCTGCACAAttattagaaatggatattgggcccattcctcccttaaaagaccttataagggagagggttgcctcaccatataaagtggctcatgccactatctccaatccaatgtgggacacttcaatacaccccccgcacgcgcagcgtggactatcccaaacgtcatctgttgacaacgatattgggggggcccatcattggattgggttggctctgataccatgttagaaatggatattgggcccattcctcccttaaaaggccttataagggagagggttgcctcaccatataaagtggctcatgccactatctccaatccaataaCAATCAAATATGCCATATTAGGAATCCAATCCAATACAGCTTTGTTAAATGGGCCAATTTCAAAGAATCTGCTTTTTGTGAGTTTGATGGATGTTCATATATATTAGAACATGTCACGTTCGAACTTTTCTCAacgtttgatttttattttattttttatatcaaatttgtACATACACATCCTTGTGAAATTATGATCATGAGAATATAATGGTCCATGTGTCATTTAGAGCCATGTAGACATGCTACAGAACTGGCGTACTGAAATGAAATGTTGCGTGGCAATTTGATAGTTACAAAAATTGTCCTCATctggttgaaaaaaaaaaggggtgTGTTTTCtttaatggataaatttatcatggaaaatgagaaataaaaaaatttatatctttagGCTTTAGATGCCTTCTtttttttccctcattttctacaaaagagaagttcgtcattttttcttctttattttcacttcaaagatgaataatattatcacacaaaaaatggagggataatattatcacacaaaaaaTGAGGAAGGGAAAATGGTAAACTtatcttttgtagaaaatgggAAAAGatacatttaaaggcataattttttgttatcccttgtttttccatgataaattataaatttatctattaaATAAAACACACTAAGttgataaaattaaaataatgtgATATTATTAAAAAAGGTCCTCATCTCCATTTCCTCTTGTGATGATTTGAAGCCTCAATCTATTGATTAGAGATGAAGTGTTTTACCAATTGAGTTGTGCTTTATTGTCATTCTTTGAAGTTACTCAGTTCGATATGTGAAgcataattaaaattagaaaaggTATTACTTGtataaatttaacaaaaaaaaaatgttacttTGATTTGGGCTATAAGAcatgatttatataattttccATTGGGAACTACTGTAAGAATAAGAATTTCAGCATTTGTAATTACTCGTAAATTAATTTTGGATGAATGAGAAATTAACGCCACATTTATAATCATAAAAATTTGTTCAATTTAATCAACTTTTTTTAGGGGttctgaaaaataaaataacgaaCTATTTTGAAATTTACAATTTTTGCATGATTTTTGAACTATGGTTAATTAAATCaccattttttcattttttacaatttcCTCCCTCCaattacaattttaaaataatttgtgattttatttgctaagactttttttttttttttttttttgcattcttgttttattttctggGTGACCCACGATAATAATGATGTGTATTCTTATCACTTTGTTTTCTAAGACGTTCTTCTTTCTTgatctgatttttcccacgaaggtcaaacgaaagaaaaaaaactgttcCTCAACGTAGCCAGAGATGGCTTATGCTTCTCTTGTCTCCCTTGAAAACACCATAGATCGATTCCTGAATCACAATCTATTTTCCATATCTGTTGAAGAAACACAACAAATTACATCTCTCCTCGAGTATGTTACTCCCATTCGAGACTTTCTTGAGGAATTTCCAGACGAATCCAAGAGTTTGGAAGAGCAAATGAGGGAACTGGCAAATGAAGCAGAAGATACTCTAGAATATCTCGTGTTGGAGAAGGTTTTTTTGCCTTGTGATGATGAGTCTGAATCCCGTCCAAGTAGAAACCACAAACTCGACCTGAAAAAAGTTATCGAGCATACTTGTTTGAAGCTGGAAAAAGTGATGGAGGAGTTTCCTGAAGATTTCCCAGACGAAGCGAAAGCTAACAGTTTGGAAGCCCGAATCAGGGATGTAGAATATGAAGCTGGAGATATCTGTGAGTTTTTCGAGTGGGAGGAAACTCACAGTCGTTTTAGAGAAAAATGGAGATTTTTACCACCAGAGTTTACCAAGTTCAAGTCCAAACTCCAGTTCATACACCACTTGAACAAGACAAGAAATGAAATCGATTCGATCATGAAGGAGGTGATGGCCATTAAGAGCAACAGCGATGCAGCCGCTTCATCATTCACACTTGCACCAGTTGATGATATAGTTGGTTTCAATGAAGATGATGGTGATGAATCTAAATGCCATCGAAGTGCGAAACATGAGCTCCAGCTGAAGAAAGTTATCGAGGAGATTGCTTTGCTTGCTGCAAAAGTGAAGAACATAAAGGATAGTTCCACTTCCAGAAGCAAAAATATTCAATGTGGTGCTAATTCTTCTGCTCATTGTTTTTCAACAGCTGCTCCACCTATCTACAGAAACTCCATGGTTGGTTTTGAAGATCATGCGATGAACATCAAGGACCGGCTCGTTGGAGAAACATCCAAGCTTCAGATCATACCAATATGTGGCATGGGTGGCATCGGCAAAACTACTCTTGCTAGAAACGTTTATGACGATCCATTAATTACAGGTCATTTTGTGATTCGTGTTTGGGTTACAATATCACAAGATTATAGTGCACAGAGAGTTCTTTCAAGCCTTCTGGAGTCCTTGAAAGAGTACAATACAGGTAGATTGGGACAAAGAGATGACGAAAAAGTGTACAAAATTTTAATGGGTAGGAGGTATTTAATTGTGATGGATGATATTTGGAGAAGTGAGGTATGGGATATTGTTAGGAATGTGTTTCCTGATAATGTTAATGGAAGTCGTATCATGCTAACCACAAGGTTGA comes from Salvia miltiorrhiza cultivar Shanhuang (shh) chromosome 3, IMPLAD_Smil_shh, whole genome shotgun sequence and encodes:
- the LOC131017934 gene encoding putative late blight resistance protein homolog R1B-16, with the protein product MAYAALLSLAQTTGKIILDQDRYPISRDKKQQIRSVYAPFIFLQEFLEDFPQKANILDGRIRDLAYEAESFIESLMLEEVASHWWTALASKSKFKHQMRKIREETDSIRREVIIMKNNNADAVQLGVSSSSSSAVGSPSRPATVGKIDYMVGLHEDLVAIQSRLCGGSPNLEVIPIVGMGGIGKTTLAKCAYDDPLTVQQFDIRAWVTVSQDYNADVIFSGLLASMEEFNKERSERSSELVGEKVFKILKGRRYLIVMDDVWSTEAWDDVRIILPDDGNGSRVMLTTRETDVAAYADRLSGVHKMRLMDESQSWNLLQQKVFAHQDCPPELEKTGNEIARSCKGLPLAIVVVAGLLSAVSNNVASWSEIARNVNSVTIGGQFENILSLSYSHLPHYLRPCFLYMGMFPEDCEVRVSKLIKLWVAEGFLRRLKRSKTLEEEAEEFLEDLVKRNLVLVTKRKCDGRIKSCSLHDLMRDLCIRKAHEEKFLVNFSSGLSVKGRKNQRRVSVTPSGLPYFSELYGLSIHTILCFHGISVANMLERFRLLRVLDAGDVYVLSVPVELFDLFHLVYLAIYYLGTIPAAISKLHNLQTLHLRAKNEWRLFRDHSVHLPQEIWRMPQLRHLVFYGRLPDPEGRATSSLENLQTLSIVSHVICSERILRIIRNLKKLEIDCSDCRPGEVCLNNLVHLRQLEDLKLRSSFGNAFCQKDLFTFPRALKKLTLSRLPLPWEEMTIIGSLPNLRVLKLTHQACKGNTWETTEGEFPLLEFLLIEKSDLEHWITESSHFPMLKRLVLNDCWQLVEIPVDIGEIPTLELIEVKGKAKMSLVESAKRILAEQQEWGNALQVRCMTHR